The genomic segment CGCGGATCCTGGCCCGCCTCGTCCTGGCCCAGTTCACGGCCGTCGCCGCCGGACGCGAGGACCGCTCCCTCTTCGCCTGCCTCGTCCTGGACGACGCGTCGGGCACGATCACCCCGGAATCCGTACGCCGGGTCCAGCGGCTGCGGTCCGCCAACGCGGGCGTCGTCATGACCTTGCGTACGCTCGACGACGTACCCCGTCCGCTGCGCACACCGCTGCTCGGCGCGATCGGCTGCCGCATGGCGCTCTCCGGGCTCACGCCGTGGGACGGCCAGGACTTCGCGGAGGTCTGGGGCAAGGAGTGGACAGAGGCCCGCGATGTGACCGACCGGCAGATCATCGCCGAGACCCCGCTGGGCAAAACCGTGCACATGCTGCGCCGCGTCATCACCGGCAACGCGCCGACGGCCCGCGCCGTCACCGTCCGTCAGGTCGAGCGTGAGCGCTGGTCCGCTTCCGAGCTGGCGCACGGGGTGCCGCCGGGGCACGCAGTGCTGTCCCTGACGGACGTACGCGGGGAGCACGCGCCCCCGCTCCTGGTGGACCTGCGCTCCTGAAGCGGCGCGGGCCCCGGCCTGAAGCGGCGTGGACGGGGCACCCGGAAAGTCCGGCGCGGAGAACGCGCCGGATCACCCCCATCCGGATCACCCGTACGGGGAGTTCGGTCTCTGCGGCACCATACGGTGAGGCAGAATCGACACAGGTCGTTCATACGGACCGGCCAAAAGATCCACATCCGGCGCCCGTGAACCGGGGGCCGGGAAACCCACCCGCCCCGCCTGCCGCAGACCTGAAGGTCCCATGCCGCCCACGCTCGCCTCGCTCGTCCACCACTCCGCGCTCAAGCTGACCGTGCGCGCGGGCGAGGAACGCCTGGACGCCCCCGTGCGCTGGGCGCACGCCAGCGAGCTCGCCGACCCCGTGCCCTACATGGAGGGCGGCGAACTCCTCCTGATCACCGCGCTCAAGCTGGACGCGGAGGACCCGGACGCCATGCGGCGGTACGTGAAGCGGCTGGCCGGCGCCGGGGTCGTCGGGCTCGGCTTCGCCGTCGGCGTGCACTACCCCGACATCCCGCGGGCCCTCGTCGACGCCGCGACCGACGCCGACCTGCCCCTCATCGAGGTGCCGCGGCGCACCCCGTTCCTCGCCATCAGCAAGGCCGTGTCCGCCGCCATCGCCGCCGAGCAGTACCGCGCCGTGACGGCGGGCTTCGCCGCCCAGCGCGAGCTGACCAAGCAGGCGCTGAGCGACGGCCCCGAGGGACTGCTCCTCGCGCTTGCCGGACAGGTCGACGGGTGGGCCGCGCTGTACGACGCGTCGGGCGCCGTCGTCGCCGCCGCGCCGGAGTGGGCCAACCGCAGGGCCGCCCGGGTCACCGCCGACGTGGAACGCCTCAGGGAGCGCCCCGCGCCCGCCAGTTCCGTCGTCGCGGGCGCCGAGGACCGCGTGGAGCTGCACTCGCTCGGCACGGGACGCAGGCCGCGCGCGGCGCTCGCGGTCGGCACGGCATCGACCCTCGGCACGGCCGAGCGCTACGCGGTCCACTCCGCCATCGCCCTCCTCACCCTGACCACCGAGCGTTCCCGCTCCCTGCACGCCGCCGAGCAGCGGATCGGCGCGGCGGTCCTGCGCATGCTCCTCGCGGGGGAACCGGACCACGCCCGGACGGTCGCCGGCGAGCTGTACGGAAGCCTCCTCGACGCACCGTTCCGCCTCGTCGTCGCCCAGGTCGCGTCCGCGTCCGCGGCGCGGGTGCGGGCGGGCGCGGAGGAGAACGGCGAGGGCGATGCGCGGCCCGGCACGGCGTCGGCCGCGGTGCTCGCCGCGGTGGCCGACGCGTCCGGGAACGGCGACCCGCTCGCCGGACTCGTCGACGTCGTCGAGGCCGCGGCCGCACGCTCCGGCGAGGCCCTGCTCGTCGTCCCCTACGGGGAACGGCTCGTGCTGCTCGTCGTGGACGGGGGAGCGGGCGCGCGGGCGTGCGCGGAGTACGCGGCGGCGCTGGAGGCGGGCCGGGGCACGGCGGGGCGCGATACGTCCCCCTCGGGCGAGGAGGGCGAGCTGGTGATGGGCCTGTCGGCCCCGGCAGGACCGATCGCCGCGGCGACGGCGTACAAACAGGCGGAACAGGCGCTGTCCGTCGCGCGGCGGCGCGGCCGTGCGCTCGTCGAGCACGAGGAACTCGCCGCGGGGTCCGTCCTGCCGCTCCTCGCGGACGACGCGGTGCGGGCCTTCGCGGACGGCCTCCTGCGCGCCCTGCACGAACACGACGCGACGGGCCGCGGCGACCTGGTCGCCTCCCTCCGCGCCTGGCTCTCCCGCCACGGCCAGTGGGACGCGGCCGCGGCGGACCTGGGCGTCCACCGCCACACCCTCCGCTACCGCATGCGCCGAGTGGAGGAAATCCTCGGCCGCTCCCTGGATGACCCGGACGTCCGCATGGAGCTCTGGCTCTCCCTGAAGGCAACGTCCACGAACTCGGACTGATCCCGAGCCCCGTAAGGGGCGCGGGGAACTGCGCGACAAGCCCCCACCGCCCCGCAGGTGAAGAACCGCCGCCCCGGCGCAGGCCAGCGCAGAGACGACGACACATACAAAGCGGCACAAGGCCCCAGGCCAGCACTCCGCACAGGACAAACACCGACGCCCACCCCTACCCCTACCGTGAGGGACGTACGTACCGCCAGACACACCACCGCGGAAGGGCCGGGAATCGACATGACTTCCATCCACGCCTTCTGGCTCGCCGGTCGCCAGACCACCGGCGAGACCACCTTCGACGTCACCTCGCCCTGGGACGGCCGGGTCGTCGGCAAGGCCGCCGTCCCGACGGACGCCCAGGTGGAGGAAGCCGTCGCCGCCGCGTACGCCGTGCGCGACGAGTTCGCCGCCACCCCGGCCCACGTCCGGGCCGCCGCCCTCACCCACGTGTCGAACCGCCTGGTCGAGCGCACCGAGGAGATCGCCCAGCTGATCTCCGCCGAGAACGGCAAGCCGATCAAGTGGGCCCGCGGCGAGCTCGGCCGCGCCGTCTCCGTGTTCCGGTTCGCCGCGGAGGAGGCCCGCCGCTTCAACGGCGGCGAGGCCCAGCGTCTGGACACCGATGCCGGCGGCCAGGGCCGTCTCGCCCTGACCCGCCGCTTCCCCAAGGGCGTCGTCCTCGGCATCGCGCCGTTCAACTTCCCGCTGAACCTCTGCGCGCACAAGGTCGCCCCCGCCATCGCGGTCGGCGCGCCGATCATCCTGAAGCCGGCCCCCGCCACCCCCCTCTCCGGCCTGATCCTCGGCGAGCTGCTCGCCGAGACGGACCTGCCCGCCGGTTCGTGGAGCATCCTGCCGGTCGCCAACGACAAGATGCCCGCCCTCGTCCAGGACGAGCGGCTGCCGGTCATCTCCTTCACGGGTTCCGAGAAGGTCGGCTACGCGATCATGGACTCGGTGCCGCGCAAGCACTGCACCCTGGAGCTCGGCGGCAACGGCGCGGCCGTCGTCCTCGGCGACTACTCCTCCGACGAGGACCTCGACTGGGCCGCCTCGCGCATCGCCACGTTCTCCAACTACCAGGGCGGCCAGTCCTGCATCTCCGTGCAGCGGGTCATCGCGGACGCGTCCGTGTACGACCGGCTCGTGCCGCGCGTGATCAAGGCCGTCGAGGCCCAGGTCACCGGCGACCCGTCCGACCCGGCGACCGAGGTCGGCCCGCTGGTCAACGAGGACGCCGCCAAGCGCGTGGAGTCCTGGGTCGACGAGGCCGCGAAGGCCGGCGCCAAGATCCTCACCGGCGGCAAGCGCGACGGCGCCTCCTACGCGCCGACCGTCCTCGCCGACGTACCGGCTGACGTCACGATCGCCTGCGAGGAGGTCTTCGGTCCCGTCCTCACCCTGAAGAAGGTGAACGGCGAGGCCGAGGCGTTCGACGCGGTCAACGACTCCAAGTACGGCCTCCAGGCGGGCGTCTTCACGCACGACCTGCAGACCGCCTTCCGCGCCCACCGCGCCCTGGAGGTCGGCGGCGTGGTCATCGGCGACGCCCCCTCGTACCGCGCCGACCAGATGCCGTACGGCGGCGTGAAGCAGTCCGGCGTGGGCCGTGAGGGCGTGCGCTTCGCGATGGACGACTACACGTACGAGCGCGTCATGGTCCTGACGGGCCTGGCCCTGTAGCCGGTCCGGCAGACCAACGGCCGGAGCCCACTGTGCGGGGGCTCCGGCCGTTGTCGTACGCCCCCGGGCCTGCCTGGTGGTGGTGACACCAGGCTCCGCACGCTCTCCCCACCCGCCGCCCCGCGCCGCCACTGTGGTCCGCATGGACCGACACACCACCCTCGTCACCGGCGCGACCCAGGGCCTCGGCCGCGGCATCGCCCTCGATCTCGCCGCCCGCGGCCACGCCGTCCTCCTGCACGGCCGCGACCGCGCCCGCCTGGACGCCGTCGCCGCGGAGGTGCGCGAGCACGCCCCGGACGCCCCCGTCCGCACCTACCTCGCCGATCTCGGCGACCTCGACCAGGTGCGCGGGCTCGCCGCCGAGATCGCCGCCGCCGAACCCCGGCTCGACGGGCTCGTCAACAACGCCGTCGCGGGTGGCGGCGCCGAACCCCTCCGGCGGGAGTTCAGCGCGCAGGGGCACGAGCTGCGGTTCGCCGTGAACCACCTCGCCCCCTACGCCCTCGTCCGCGGACTGCTGCCCCTGCTCACCGCGTCCGCGCCCGCCCGCGTCGTCAACGTCGCCTCGATCGGGCAGGAGGCGGTCGACTTCGACGACGTGATGCTGGAGCACGGCTACGAAGGGCTGCGCGCCTACTGCCGGAGCAAGCTCGCGATGATCATGGCGACCTTCGAGCTGGCCGCCGAGCTCGAAGGCACCGGCGTCAGCGTGAACGCCCTCCATCCGGCGCACCTCATGGACACCGAGGGCGTACGCGCGTACGGCCTCGCCCCGCTCGTCGGCGTCGACGAGGGCGTACGGCCCACCGTGCGGCTCCTCGTCGACCCCGAACTCGACGGCACGACCGGCCGCTACTTCGACCAGTACAGCGACACCCGCGCCCACGAGCAGGCGTACGACCCCGCGGCCAGGGCCCGCCTGATGGAACTGACCCACCGTCTCCTCGGCCGACCCCCGTCTCCTCCGCGTCCCTGGGGGAGCGAAGGCTGCGCGAGGACTGGTGGGAGCGGGGCGGATCGGGTACCAACGATCCAGTAGCACCAGTCAGTAACCGACCGGGTCACGATCGGGCCGACCGGTCCGACGGCCCCACTCCGCGGCGAGGTGAGCTCCTCATGTCCGCAGCAACCCCCAAACCGTCCGTGAGCGAACGCGAGGCCCGGCAGGTCGCCGAGGCCGCCCGCGAGCAGGACTGGCGCAAGCCCAGCTTCGCCAAGGAACTCTTCCTCGGCCGATTCCGGCTGGACCTCGTCCACCCGCACCCGATGCCGCCCGACGAGGACGCGCAGCGCGGCGAGGAGTTCCTCGCCAAGCTCCGCGACTTCTGCGAGACGAAGATCGACGCGGCCCGCATCGAGCGCGAGGCGAAGATCCCCGACGAGGTGCTCAACGGCCTCAAGGAGCTCGGCGCCCTCGGCATGAAGATCGACACGAAGTACGGCGGGCTCGGCCTCACCCAGGTGTACTACAACAAGGCCCTCGCCCTGGTCGGCTCCGCCAGCCCCGCGATCGGCGCGCTGCTCTCCGCGCATCAGTCGATCGGCGTACCGCAGCCCCTGAAGATCTTCGGCACGCAGGAGCAGAAGGACGCCTTCCTGCCTCGCTGTGCCCGTACCGACATCACCGCGTTCCTGCTCACCGAGCCCGACGTCGGCTCCGACCCGGCGCGTCTGGCCACCATGGCGGTGCCCGACGGCGACGACTACGTGCTCGACGGCGTGAAGCTGTGGACCACCAACGGCGTCGTCGCGGACCTGCTCGTCGTCATGGCGCGGGTGCCGAAGTCCGAGGGCCACAAGGGCGGCATCACCGCGTTCGTCGTCGAGGCGGCGTCCGAGGGGGTGACGGTGGAGAACCGCAACGCGTTCATGGGGCTTCGCGGGCTCGAGAACGGCGTGACCCGCTTCCACAACGTGCGGGTCCCCGCCGCCCACCGCATCGGACCCGAGGGCGCGGGCCTCAAGATCGCGCTCACCACCCTCAACACCGGACGGCTCTCCCTGCCCGCCATGTGTGTCGGCGCGGGCAAGTGGTGCCTGAAGATCGCCCGCGAGTGGTCGGCCGCGCGGGAGCAGTGGGGCAAGCCCGTCGCGTTCCACGAGGCGGTCGGCTCGAAGATCTCCTTCATCGCGGCGACGACCTTCGCGCTGGAGGCCGTCCTCGACCTGTCCTCGCAGATGGCCGACGAGGACCGCAACGACATCCGCATCGAGGCGGCCCTCGCCAAGCTGTACGGCTCCGAGATGGCCTGTCTGATGGCCGACGAACTCGTCCAGATCCGCGGCGGCCGCGGCTTCGAGACCGCAGAGTCCCTCGCGGCCCGCGGCGAACGCGCCGTCCCCGCCGAGCAGATCCTGCGCGACCTGCGCATCAACCGCATCTTCGAGGGCTCCACGGAGATCATGCACCTGCTGATCGCCCGCGAGGCGGTGGACGCCCACCTGAAGGTCGCGGGCGACCTCATCGACCCCGACAAGACCCTCTCCGACAAGGCGAAGGCGGGCGCGCGGGCCGGTGGCTTCTACGCCAAGTGGCTGCCGCAGCTGGTGGCGGGGCCCGGCCAACTCCCGCGCTCGTACAGCGAGTTCCACCCCGAGGGGTACCCCGACCTCTCCGGTCATCTGCGCTACGTCGAGCGGGGGGCCCGCAAGCTGGCGCGCTCCACCTTCTACGCCATGTCCCGCTGGCAGGGGAAGATGGAGACCAAGCAGGGCTTCCTCGGCCGCGTCGTCGACATCGGCGCCGAACTCTTCGCGATGAGCGCGGCGTGCGTGCGCGCCGAACTCCTGCGCACCACCGAGGACCACGGCCGCGAGGCGTACCAACTGGCCGACGCCTTCTGCCGCCAGTCCCGCATCCGGATCGAGGAGCTGTTCGGGCGGCTGTGGACCAACACCGACGATTTGGACCGCAAGGTGGTCAAGGGCGTCCTGTCGGGGACGTACACCTGGCTGGAGGAAGGGGTCGTCGACCCCTCCGGCGACGGCCCGTGGATCGCGGACACCGCGCTGCCCGCGACGCCGCGGCCCGATGTGCGCAGGGTGATCGAAGAGGGCTGAGGGTCAGCCGAGCGCCAGCTGGTGCAGGGCGGCGAGCGCGCCGTCGATGGCGTGCGGCTGCAGCCTCCCCGAGGCGTCCGGCCTGTTCCACCGCATGAGGTTGAGGGCGAGGGTCATCTGACGCCGGCCGTCGGCACTGGTCTGGGACGTCGTCCCGGCGCCCCAGACCGTGCCCTCGTGCCCCCAGTACACGCGGCCGCCGGGGGCCTCGGTCCGTGTCAGGCCGAGCCCGTAGTCGAGCTTCTTGCTGCCGTCCAGGGCGCGCACCGGGCCCGTGCGCTGCATCTGCGCCAGCGACTCCCGGTCGACGACGCGGCCGTCGAGCAGCTCGCGGAAGAAGTGGTTGAGGTCCGCGACGGTCGACACGAGGCCCGCGCCCGTCATCACCCAGGACATGTCGTAGACGCTGTAGTCGCGGGGCGGCTCGATCAGGCCGTACAGCGACTCGTACATCAAGGAGTGCGGTTCCTCGATCCGCGGCGTCCCGGTCGGGAACGAGGTGTTCCGCAGTCCGGCGGGCTCGATGACGTCCCGGGTGATGCACTTCTCCGCCGTCACGCCGGTGACCTGCTCCAAGACCTCTCCGAGCAGCAGGTAGTTGGTGTTCGAGTACGTTCCGACGGGCCCTCCGGGCGCACCGCCGGGGGGTGCCGCGAGGCCCATCTCGATCAGCTCGGCCGCGCGGAACTCGCGGAACCGGTTGTCGTCCAGGCTCGCGGGCGACACGTCCTTCAGGACCGGCAGGCCCTTGAGGGACGGGAAGGCGTACGGGAGGTAGTCGCTGATGCCGCTCGTGTGGTCGAGAAGCATCCGGACCGTGATCTTCCGGCCGCGCTCGCCGGGCACGAGCTCCGGCAGGTACGCGCCGATCGGCTCGTCGAGCCGGACCCTGCCCTCCTCGACCTGCCGCAGGACCGCGGCGGCGGTGAAGGTCTTGGTGACGCTGCCGACGCGATGGCGGATGTCGGGGTCGACGGGGCGGCCGGTGCCGAGGTCGGCGACGCCGGACGCGCCGCGCCACACCCGGTCGCCGTCGCGGACCTCGGCGCAGATGCCCGGCATGCCGGCGCGGTGGACGGCGTCCAGGGCGGACTGCAGCCGGTCGGGGTCAAAGCCTGATTCCTGGGTTCGGTTCGTCATGGCGGCCATCCTCACGGGGCGCCCCGTGCGAGGTCAGCCGCCGTCCGTCGCGTGTCACGCCCCGAAAACCCGCCGAACGGCGCCAACCCCCGGGCTACCGTGGCCCGGTGATGACCCAGGTGATCGTTCTCAACGGTGGTTCAAGCTCGGGCAAGTCCGGGATCGTGCGCTGTCTGCAGTCGGTCCTGCCGGAGCCGTGGCTGGCCTTCGGCGCCGACACGCTGGTCGCCGCGATGCCCGCGTCCCTGCAGTCGTCGGACGGCGGCATCGAGTTCGCGGCGGACGGCACGGTGAGCGTCGGGGAGGAGTTCCGGGCCCTGGAGGCGGCGTGGATCGAGGGGGTCGCCGCGATGGCCCGCGCGGGTGCCCGGATCATCGTCGACGAGATCTTCCTCGGCGGCGGGGAGTCGCAGCGGCGCTGGCGGAAGGCCTTGGGGGAGCTGCCGGTGCTGTGGGTCGGTGTCCGGTGCGACGCCGCGATCGCCGAGGCCCGCGGGATCGCACGCGGGGACCGGGCCGTCGGCATGGCCGCGTCGCAGGCCGAGGTGGTCCACCGCGGCATGGTCTACGACCTGGAGATCGACACCGCCCACGCCGAGTCGATGGAGTGCGCGCGGACCATTGCTGCCGCCGTGTGACCCAGCCCACAATGGGTGGACCGGCCGACGGGCCGGGGAGGGGTCGCCATGTCCGTCCTCAGGCTGGACCAGCTCACCGGCAAGATCATGCGTGCGGGCGAGGGCAGGCTCCTGCGCAAGCTCGAACGCGTCAGGGCCCAGGTCAACTCCGTCGAAGGCGAGATCGAGCGGCTCTCCGACGCCGAACTCCGCGCCCTCACCGACGAGTACAAGGAGCGGTACGCCGACGGGGAGAGCCTCGACGCGCTGCTCCCCGAGGCCTTCGCGACCGTCCGCGAGACCGCGCGGCGCGTCCTCGGCATGCGCCACTTCGACGTCCAGGTGATGGGCGGCGCGGCGCTCCACCTCGGC from the Streptomyces venezuelae genome contains:
- a CDS encoding PucR family transcriptional regulator produces the protein MPPTLASLVHHSALKLTVRAGEERLDAPVRWAHASELADPVPYMEGGELLLITALKLDAEDPDAMRRYVKRLAGAGVVGLGFAVGVHYPDIPRALVDAATDADLPLIEVPRRTPFLAISKAVSAAIAAEQYRAVTAGFAAQRELTKQALSDGPEGLLLALAGQVDGWAALYDASGAVVAAAPEWANRRAARVTADVERLRERPAPASSVVAGAEDRVELHSLGTGRRPRAALAVGTASTLGTAERYAVHSAIALLTLTTERSRSLHAAEQRIGAAVLRMLLAGEPDHARTVAGELYGSLLDAPFRLVVAQVASASAARVRAGAEENGEGDARPGTASAAVLAAVADASGNGDPLAGLVDVVEAAAARSGEALLVVPYGERLVLLVVDGGAGARACAEYAAALEAGRGTAGRDTSPSGEEGELVMGLSAPAGPIAAATAYKQAEQALSVARRRGRALVEHEELAAGSVLPLLADDAVRAFADGLLRALHEHDATGRGDLVASLRAWLSRHGQWDAAAADLGVHRHTLRYRMRRVEEILGRSLDDPDVRMELWLSLKATSTNSD
- a CDS encoding aldehyde dehydrogenase family protein; the protein is MTSIHAFWLAGRQTTGETTFDVTSPWDGRVVGKAAVPTDAQVEEAVAAAYAVRDEFAATPAHVRAAALTHVSNRLVERTEEIAQLISAENGKPIKWARGELGRAVSVFRFAAEEARRFNGGEAQRLDTDAGGQGRLALTRRFPKGVVLGIAPFNFPLNLCAHKVAPAIAVGAPIILKPAPATPLSGLILGELLAETDLPAGSWSILPVANDKMPALVQDERLPVISFTGSEKVGYAIMDSVPRKHCTLELGGNGAAVVLGDYSSDEDLDWAASRIATFSNYQGGQSCISVQRVIADASVYDRLVPRVIKAVEAQVTGDPSDPATEVGPLVNEDAAKRVESWVDEAAKAGAKILTGGKRDGASYAPTVLADVPADVTIACEEVFGPVLTLKKVNGEAEAFDAVNDSKYGLQAGVFTHDLQTAFRAHRALEVGGVVIGDAPSYRADQMPYGGVKQSGVGREGVRFAMDDYTYERVMVLTGLAL
- a CDS encoding SDR family NAD(P)-dependent oxidoreductase — encoded protein: MDRHTTLVTGATQGLGRGIALDLAARGHAVLLHGRDRARLDAVAAEVREHAPDAPVRTYLADLGDLDQVRGLAAEIAAAEPRLDGLVNNAVAGGGAEPLRREFSAQGHELRFAVNHLAPYALVRGLLPLLTASAPARVVNVASIGQEAVDFDDVMLEHGYEGLRAYCRSKLAMIMATFELAAELEGTGVSVNALHPAHLMDTEGVRAYGLAPLVGVDEGVRPTVRLLVDPELDGTTGRYFDQYSDTRAHEQAYDPAARARLMELTHRLLGRPPSPPRPWGSEGCARTGGSGADRVPTIQ
- a CDS encoding acyl-CoA dehydrogenase family protein — encoded protein: MSAATPKPSVSEREARQVAEAAREQDWRKPSFAKELFLGRFRLDLVHPHPMPPDEDAQRGEEFLAKLRDFCETKIDAARIEREAKIPDEVLNGLKELGALGMKIDTKYGGLGLTQVYYNKALALVGSASPAIGALLSAHQSIGVPQPLKIFGTQEQKDAFLPRCARTDITAFLLTEPDVGSDPARLATMAVPDGDDYVLDGVKLWTTNGVVADLLVVMARVPKSEGHKGGITAFVVEAASEGVTVENRNAFMGLRGLENGVTRFHNVRVPAAHRIGPEGAGLKIALTTLNTGRLSLPAMCVGAGKWCLKIAREWSAAREQWGKPVAFHEAVGSKISFIAATTFALEAVLDLSSQMADEDRNDIRIEAALAKLYGSEMACLMADELVQIRGGRGFETAESLAARGERAVPAEQILRDLRINRIFEGSTEIMHLLIAREAVDAHLKVAGDLIDPDKTLSDKAKAGARAGGFYAKWLPQLVAGPGQLPRSYSEFHPEGYPDLSGHLRYVERGARKLARSTFYAMSRWQGKMETKQGFLGRVVDIGAELFAMSAACVRAELLRTTEDHGREAYQLADAFCRQSRIRIEELFGRLWTNTDDLDRKVVKGVLSGTYTWLEEGVVDPSGDGPWIADTALPATPRPDVRRVIEEG
- a CDS encoding serine hydrolase domain-containing protein, with the protein product MTNRTQESGFDPDRLQSALDAVHRAGMPGICAEVRDGDRVWRGASGVADLGTGRPVDPDIRHRVGSVTKTFTAAAVLRQVEEGRVRLDEPIGAYLPELVPGERGRKITVRMLLDHTSGISDYLPYAFPSLKGLPVLKDVSPASLDDNRFREFRAAELIEMGLAAPPGGAPGGPVGTYSNTNYLLLGEVLEQVTGVTAEKCITRDVIEPAGLRNTSFPTGTPRIEEPHSLMYESLYGLIEPPRDYSVYDMSWVMTGAGLVSTVADLNHFFRELLDGRVVDRESLAQMQRTGPVRALDGSKKLDYGLGLTRTEAPGGRVYWGHEGTVWGAGTTSQTSADGRRQMTLALNLMRWNRPDASGRLQPHAIDGALAALHQLALG
- the cpt gene encoding chloramphenicol phosphotransferase CPT, with amino-acid sequence MTQVIVLNGGSSSGKSGIVRCLQSVLPEPWLAFGADTLVAAMPASLQSSDGGIEFAADGTVSVGEEFRALEAAWIEGVAAMARAGARIIVDEIFLGGGESQRRWRKALGELPVLWVGVRCDAAIAEARGIARGDRAVGMAASQAEVVHRGMVYDLEIDTAHAESMECARTIAAAV